The following are encoded in a window of Mycosarcoma maydis chromosome 10, whole genome shotgun sequence genomic DNA:
- a CDS encoding uncharacterized protein (related to aminopeptidase), which yields MRDLKLTKHMLLAVPLTLLAAAAATTTVAAAPASASASATSAAGWSYWTSTSAEPHLVECASEVAKVQGVGTVSYLYRASSDDACAQSSAEVHHAREEVVVFKQEALQEDAMRTALASTWKHRALTALVPDAHDAAADEASNQLAFHLATASTSEAIRLISVDEDALLLAVSHKQLATIDKHATFDTRLERLIFHPVSRLAADEIPKPEPSFENPKYNTVIAKIASSSAFHPERIKKDVRILTGEDVQPKQIGTWHSRHSSTYGARLAAEWIKQQLQQSLAALNGSTCEFFEYSAYFAPNVVCRIAATSAVKPKGEVVISAHYDSRGSFGSTTAPGGDDDGSGTAALLAIARSIGSSALRFSSPIQLIAFSGEEQGLVGSQHYAAFLHTAKVPVKLALQMDMLAYRKPGEPMQIAFPDKFVTNTATQLVWAITHLYAPELQQGYTPACCSDHQSFWQQNFPATWVFERHGPIADPMYHNSADVSDRLGYDLDQLSSIAKVVTATLLHVAHFGL from the coding sequence ATGCGCGACCTCAAGCTTACCAAGCATATGTTGCTAGCAGTCCCGCTAACGCTattggctgctgctgctgctacgACGACGGTCGCTGCCGcgccagcatcagcatccgcATCAGCAACATCGGCGGCAGGATGGAGCTACTGGACCTCAACATCAGCCGAGCCGCACTTGGTGGAATGCGCTTCCGAGGTGGCCAAAGTGCAAGGCGTTGGCACTGTATCTTATCTGTATCGAGCATCTTCCGACGACGCTTGCGCGCAAAGCTCGGCTGAGGTGCACCATGCACGTGAAGAGGTGGTCGTCTTTAAGCAGGAAGCTTTGCAGGAGGACGCGATGCGAACCGCATTGGCAAGCACTTGGAAGCATCGTGCGCTGACAGCACTTGTCCCGGACGCGCAcgacgcagctgctgacgaGGCGTCCAATCAGCTGGCATTCCATCTTGCTACCGCGTCGACATCAGAAGCTATCAGGTTgatcagcgtcgacgaggacgcGCTCCTGCTCGCCGTGTCGCACAAACAGCTAGCAACAATCGACAAGCACGCCACCTTCGATACGCGCCTTGAACGTCTCATCTTCCACCCTGTCTCTCGGCTAGCAGCTGATGAAATCCCAAAGCCCGAACCGTCATTTGAAAACCCCAAGTACAACACGGTGATAGCCAAgatcgcctcgtcctcggcatTCCATCCGGAACGCATCAAGAAGGACGTGCGCATCTTGACAGGAGAGGATGTACAGCCCAAGCAGATCGGAACATGGCACAGTCGACACAGTTCCACCTACGGTGCGCGCTTGGCGGCCGAGTGGATCAAGCAACAGCTGCAACAGtctcttgctgctttgAACGGTAGTACGTGTGAGTTTTTCGAGTACTCGGCCTACTTTGCACCTAACGTAGTCTGTCGTATCGCGGCCACGTCGGCGGTCAAGCCGAAAGGCGAGGTGGTTATTTCTGCACACTACGATTCGAGAGGAAGCTTTGGTTCGACCACAGCCCCCggtggcgacgatgacggcTCCGGCACcgctgctttgctcgcgATTGCACGCTCCATTGGCTCATCCGCTCTCAGATTCTCGTCGCCCATCCAACTGATCGCCTTCTCCGGAGAGGAACAGGGCCTCGTCGGCTCGCAACACTACGCCGCGTTCCTGCACACCGCCAAAGTACccgtcaagctcgccttGCAGATGGACATGTTGGCCTATCGAAAACCGGGAGAACCAATGCAGATCGCATTCCCCGATAAATTCGTCACCAACACCGCCACGCAGCTCGTCTGGGCCATCACGCATCTCTACGCACCCGAATTGCAACAGGGCTACACACccgcctgctgctcagaTCACCAGAGCTTTTGGCAACAAAACTTCCCAGCTACCTGGGTCTTTGAGCGCCACGGTCCGATCGCCGATCCCATGTACCACAATTCAGCCGACGTCTCTGATAGGCTCGGATACgatctcgaccagctcagcagcatcgccaaggTCGTCACCGCTACGCTCTTGCATGTTGCCCACTTTGGCTTGTGA
- a CDS encoding uncharacterized protein (related to lactose regulatory protein) — MGFIKTENQPGFGPGPVHISHNEPQPGQFAFLPYSNTGFDNVHPSELNKPGTSDGRSKVARACTECKSRKMRCDGGVPFCGRCITHSRTKSCAYVDPPKRSPITRQYVSSLEAQLEEAKKMIAELKNKSAQSPSDKPSAAAAAAAAALPTAPTRRHTQPYMTNRSLTGEDAAHACGFAHVKPCSPSKKRVRASTNGFDDGVDDEADGYFDVASRSENLIDIIASNPSNDVDALASGDYVSLTSCNAALQIASQLSLGSKSLASADFSIASHDAASSASTTKVGSLDVSCDALARASASALSTQHNAATLPDNVDFASWDSESQRFATELLESFFEFHLPSYPILHPATFRAQLQGTVCPPASAAWPVLVNMVFALGALERRVSAQELDLDTPFYERAKQLYSAVLFEKAEIISVQALTLMANYCQKKNHFAAAWMVLGSALRMAVSLGLYSESTLQARDMPAFDREFGRRLWFTLFTMEADTCVSMARPNALLSINADVAPPQNIDETAMSPTSEELPAEVSEATLSSTLAVHAKFASEISMPLQARLMRGTNPSIEEVRAFDLKTEEFVDRLPDYMAEGYAGPRPASFSVASARLRWRCNNFRMVMFRPFLLSNAVAAAAARSRGETRPVLRPAVKQAIALCRRMASCNIRSISTFWDSHPHNQAMAWHAIYFLTQSALVPLVSLLDEPTGQEAREWVSLLQTCVRLLVDMGHITPIGAKCKDAIEKLAGDLLLHDSDHHESESMLLSKWMSEANASASSAGGNVDQLMWSSHLLPSASTHSDEARFGSVVAHPTGPSLSMSLDSGSSDGMSAAFDFARGMDGSPGDHRSSIAESIDAWAATATATATARPSTSSQWSENAPSSLPDRAFLLRERLDQWFGPQASQAHAISEPGSSHGGATLTSPSAAQPHQAAHNGLDWQAAAADPTNWWNVQYRQHPEASPSTGFIFGSAHNAHNEHGAFVPSGHMHPSQMQPHSHGQPHSQQYF, encoded by the coding sequence ATGGGTTTCATCAAGACAGAGAATCAGCCCGGTTTCGGTCCCGGCCCTGTCCACATCAGTCATAACGAGCCTCAACCTGGCCAGTTTGCCTTTCTGCCTTATAGCAACACTGGCTTCGACAATGTTCACCCTAGCGAACTCAACAAACCCGGCACCAGCGACGGTCGCTCCAAGGTAGCCCGTGCCTGTACCGAGTGCAAATCAcgcaagatgcgctgcGATGGCGGCGTTCCCTTCTGTGGCCGTTGCATCACTCACAGCCGCACAAAGTCGTGCGCCTACGTCGATCCACCCAAGCGCTCGCCCATCACCCGTCAGTACGTCAGCTCCCTCGAggcgcagctcgaagaggcAAAGAAAATgattgccgagctcaaAAACAAATCTGCCCAATCCCCCTCTGACAAGCCCtccgccgctgccgctgccgctgctgccgcccTTCCCACCGCACCAACCCGCCGACACACTCAGCCTTACATGACAAATCGTTCCTTGACCGGTGAAGACGCTGCACATGCATGCGGCTTTGCCCACGTCAAGCCTTGCTCGCCGTCCAAGAAACGTGTCCGAGCTTCCACCAACGGCTTtgacgatggcgtcgacgacgaagccgacggCTACTTTGATGTTGCTTCTCGGTCGGAAAACTTGATCGATATCATCGCCTCCAATCCTTCCAACGACGTTGACGCGCTCGCAAGTGGCGACTATGTCAGCCTCACCAGTTGCAACGCTGCGCTTCAGATTGCCTCGCAGTTGAGTCTGGGTAGCAAGTCGCTGGCCAGCGCCGACTTCTCTATTGCCAGCCACGACGCTGCTTCCTCGgcctccaccaccaaagTCGGCAGCCTCGACGTCTCATGcgacgctctcgctcgGGCTTCCGCTTCGGCCTTGTCGACGCAACACAACGCAGCCACCTTGCCCGACAATGTCGACTTTGCCAGCTGGGACTCGGAAAGCCAGCGCTTCGCCACCGAGCTCCTCGAGTCGTTTTTCGAGTTTCACCTCCCCTCGTACCCCATCCTCCACCCCGCCACCTTCCGTGCTCAGCTACAGGGCACCGTCTGCCCTCCCGCGTCGGCCGCCTGGCCCGTGCTGGTCAACATGGTTTTTGCTCTCGGCGCTCTTGAGCGCAGGGTTTCCGCGCAAGAGCTCGACCTTGACACGCCCTTCTACGAGCGTGCAAAGCAACTCTACAGCGCTGTCCTCTTTGAGAAAGCCGAGATCATTTCCGTGCAGGCGCTCACATTGATGGCCAACTACTGTCAAAAGAAGAATCACTTTGCCGCTGCTTGGATGGTGCTCGGCAGCGCGCTGCGCATGGCCGTCTCGCTCGGCCTCTACTCCGAGTCGACGCTTCAGGCGCGCGACATGCCCGCCTTTGATCGCGAGTTCGGCCGTCGTCTCTGGTTTACGCTCTTTACTATGGAGGCAGACACGTGCGTGAGCATGGCTCGACCCAATGCTCTGCTCTCTATCAATGCTGATGTGGCACCACCGCAAAACATTGACGAGACAGCCATGTCGCCCACCTCGGAAGAGCTCCCCGCCGAGGTATCCGAGGCCACGCTCAGCTCCACGCTCGCCGTGCACGCCAAGTTTGCATCCGAGATCAGCATGCCCCTCCAGGCTAGACTCATGCGCGGTACCAACCCCTCCATCGAGGAGGTGCGCGCCTTTGATCTCAAGACCGAGGAGTTTGTTGACCGCTTGCCTGACTACATGGCCGAGGGCTACGCTGGCCCGCGCCCGGCGTCCTTCTCGGTGGCTTCGGCACGTTTGCGATGGAGATGCAACAATTTCCGCATGGTCATGTTCCGACCATTTTTGCTCTCCAAcgccgtcgctgctgctgctgctcgctctcgcGGCGAGACGCGACCGGTGCTGCGTCCGGCTGTGAAGCAAGCGATCGCGCTCTGCCGAAGAATGGCGAGCTGCAATATTcgctccatctcgaccttCTGGGACTCGCATCCACACAACCAGGCCATGGCATGGCACGCCATCTACTTTCTCACCCAGAGTGCGCTCGTGCCACTCGTCTCGTTGCTGGATGAGCCCACAGGCCAAGAGGCGCGCGAGTGGGTGAGCTTGCTCCAGACGTGCGTGCGCTTGCTTGTCGACATGGGCCACATCACGCCTATCGGTGCCAAGTGCAAGGATGCAATCGAGAAGCTGGCGGGCGATTTGCTGTTACACGACAGCGACCACCACGAGAGTGAATCGATGCTCCTGTCCAAGTGGATGTCAGAGGCCAACGCTTCCGCTTCGAGCGCCGGTGGCAATGTGGATCAACTCATGTGGTCCTCGCACCTCttgccaagcgcaagcactCATTCCGACGAAGCGCGCTTTGGTAGCGTCGTCGCCCATCCGACCGGGCCATCGCTGAGCATGTCACTCGACAGCGGCTCGTCGGACGGCATGTCGGCCGCATTTGACTTTGCACGCGGCATGGATGGATCTCCTGGAGACCACCGATCCTCGATCGCcgagtcgatcgatgcATGGGCGGCGacggcaacagcaacagcgacagcgCGACCTTCCACTTCGTCGCAATGGTCCGAAAACGCACCGTCAAGCTTGCCTGACCGTGCTTTCCTGCTGCGCGAGAGACTCGATCAGTGGTTCGGCCCGCAGGCGTCTCAGGCGCATGCGATTTCAGAGCCAGGATCGAGCCATGGCGGCGCGACCCTGACGTCCCCCTCTGCAGCGCAGCCACACCAAGCAGCGCACAATGGACTGGATTGGcaggcggcagcggcagacCCGACCAACTGGTGGAATGTGCAATATCGTCAGCATCCAGAGgcttcgccatcgacgGGCTTCATTTTTGGCAGCGCGCACAATGCACACAACGAGCATGGCGCTTTCGTGCCTTCAGGTCACATGCACCCTTCACAGATGCAGCCCCACAGTCATGGCCAGCCTCACTCTCAGCAATACTTCTGA
- a CDS encoding uncharacterized protein (related to Mannosyl-oligosaccharide 1,2-alpha-mannosidase IC) → MFGSTSTASYLPLNTPRRISPFSSSHLVSWIAKHKVLVIFVLVALIVSVQVLLVGPVVMDMEPVKKLREQGLPSIKSPNWFGSSSESASSWFPSSSETSAPVAVQPLGPNSFPPPLSQVSSLTGVTQSQATLYKDTDPHRGEIPTYLEDLLNKEPVHHPPPWPQKAPSISPEIWTTRLWQDRSTTHASDADTPAKQPLEPEWRTAPWTGWRPPLDELSQPIKPIAKVQHAFEDPTRHSGRRNDQARDELIAQRQKMVRNAFIHAWEGYKKHAWGHDELRPVSRTAEDPFNGWGASIVDALDTLLVMRLPNEYDLARQHVRDIDFRLIGGSRSAYGSADGKIPVFETAIRYLGGFLSAYDLSGDILMRDRAEELAQLILPAFDTVTGVPNGRIRMVETAEYPHKRPQQQNSVILAEAGSLLLEFTRLWQVTGNRTYFDRVQRTTDWLDHNMTAAGRIESLFPCQIYPERNISYGTIGFGGMADSYYEYLVKEYQLLGGRLKQYSRMYSAAIEGAKKLLISRIDTVPGISLITLGELSGSRYTAKLEHLACFSGGMLGLGSRIISQRADDLDLAKGITGTCWWAYNSSTTGIGPENMIFYTNDDDDRFELISLADGTSRRGQPRGSPIVGVRSVHTSYLNRPETIESVLYMWRITGDTEWQERGWQMFASWVTHCMTDVGFSAIYDVNRTPAGWTDSMESFTFAETFKYYYLLFSPPDVISLDEYVFTTEAHPLLVPKDGQWARAGNGSSKFWDPHASAHLADPRVYPGGEMRQPGGLTNNQKQMLWSQWQAKSSATKIRDLINALGADALKSKLRSLVERADATTLSGLDAGLDATIVPDAGPQAASDTQHRGLLASVGGTSVYEAHDRSLHVEFAPHTHAHTQQRVLEQLDAQPLDASTIDSVLRSAQHVSVVHEQHQHEHQQHLARLRSKGIR, encoded by the coding sequence ATGTTTGGAAGCACATCCACCGCCTCCTACTTGCCTCTCAACACGCCAAGGCGCATAAGTCCTTTCAGCTCGTCCCATCTCGTATCATGGATCGCCAAACACAAGGTCTTGGTCATCTTTGTGCTCGTCGCGCTCATTGTATCGGTCCAAGTGCTTCTCGTCGGCCCCGTCGTGATGGACATGGAACCAGTGAAAAAGTTGCGAGAACAAGGTTTGCCGTCCATCAAGTCGCCCAACTGGTTCGGCTCTTCCTCAGAGTCTGCCAGCTCTTGGTTTCCCTCGTCCAGCGAGACCTCGGCACCCGTTGCAGTCCAACCGCTCGGCCCCAACTCGTTTCCTCCACCATTGAGCCAAgtgagcagcttgaccgGCGTTACACAGTCTCAAGCCACGCTCTACAAGGACACGGATCCACACCGTGGCGAGATCCCCACGTATCTCGAAGACCTTCTCAACAAAGAGCCCGTGCATCATCCTCCACCTTGGCCGCAAAAGGCACCCTCCATCTCGCCCGAAATATGGACAACGCGCTTGTGGCAAGATCGCTCTACGACACACGCCAGCGACGCCGACACTCCAGCCAAGCAGCCTCTGGAGCCCGAGTGGCGCACCGCCCCGTGGACCGGCTGGAGACCGCcgcttgacgagctttCTCAGCCAATCAAGCCGATAGCCAAGGTGCAACATGCATTCGAGGATCCTACGCGTCACTCGGGTCGTCGCAacgatcaagctcgagatgagcttATCGCTCAACGCCAAAAGATGGTACGCAACGCCTTTATCCATGCATGGGAGGGCTATAAGAAGCACGCCTGGGGTCACGACGAGCTGAGACCCGTGTCAAGGACCGCAGAAGATCCATTCAACGGCTGGGgcgccagcatcgtcgacgctctcgACACGTTGCTCGTCATGCGTCTTCCCAACGAGTATGACTTGGCACGCCAGCATGTGCGCGATATCGATTTCCGTCTGATCGGCGGCTCGCGCAGTGCCTATGGCAGTGCAGATGGTAAGATTCCGGTGTTTGAGACCGCAATCCGTTATTTGGGCGGCTTCCTGTCAGCATACGATCTGAGCGGCGACATTCTGAtgcgagatcgagctgaaGAGTTGGCACAGCTGATCCTGCCCGCGTTTGACACGGTCACTGGTGTGCCTAATGGCCGAATCAGGATGGTCGAGACTGCAGAGTACCCTCACAAACGTCCACAGCAACAGAACAGCGTCATTCTCGCTGAAGCTGGCAGTTTGCTCCTCGAGTTCACTCGGCTCTGGCAGGTGACCGGGAATCGCACCTACTTTGACCGTGTCCAGCGCACCACCGACTGGCTCGATCACAACATGACGGCTGCCGGTCGGATCGAATCGCTCTTCCCTTGCCAAATCTATCCGGAGCGCAACATCTCGTACGGAACGATCGGATTCGGCGGCATGGCCGATTCGTACTACGAGTACTTGGTCAAAGAGTATCAGCTGCTTGGTGGGCGGCTCAAGCAGTACAGCCGCATGTACTCGGCTGCCATTGAAGgagccaagaagctgctcatctCTCGCATCGATACGGTACCGGGAATCAGCTTGATCACACTCGGAGAGCTATCCGGCTCGAGGTACACTGCCAAGCTGGAACATCTTGCCTGTTTCAGTGGAGGCATGCTGGGACTGGGTTCGCGCATCATAAGCCAGCGTGCcgatgatctcgatctGGCCAAGGGCATCACGGGCACTTGCTGGTGGGCGTACAACAGCTCGACTACCGGGATCGGGCCTGAGAACATGATCTTCTACACgaatgacgacgatgatcgTTTCGAGCTGATCAGCCTTGCCGACGGCACGTCAAGGCGAGGCCAACCACGTGGGAGTCCTATCGTCGGCGTGCGAAGTGTACATACGAGCTATCTGAATCGGCCTgagacgatcgagtcggtgCTGTACATGTGGAGGATCACGGGCGACACCGAGTGGCAGGAGCGCGGCTGGCAGATGTTTGCATCGTGGGTGACGCACTGCATGACCGACGTAGGATTCAGCGCGATCTACGACGTGAATCGCACACCGGCGGGCTGGACGGACAGCATGGAGAGCTTTACATTTGCCGAGACATTCAAGTACTACTACCTGCTGTTTTCGCCGCCAGACGTGATCTCGCTGGACGAGTACGTGTTCACCACCGAGGCGCATCCGCTCTTGGTGCCCAAGGACGGGCAGTGGGCGCGCGCCGGAAACGGAAGCAGCAAGTTCTGGGATCCACACGCCAGTGCACACCTCGCCGATCCACGCGTCTACCCCGGTGGCGAGATGCGCCAGCCCGGAGGCCTGACCAACAACCAGAAGCAGATGCTCTGGTCGCAGTGGCAGGCGAAATCGTCGGCGACCAAGATCCGCGATCTCATCAACGCGCTCGGTGCAGACGCACtcaagagcaagctgcgcagcttggtggAGCGTGCAGATGCGACGACGCTGTCGGGGCTGGATGCGGGGCTGGATGCGACGATTGTACCGGATGCGGGGCCACAGGCAGCGAGTGATACTCAGCACCGCGGTCTGCTCGCTTCGGTAGGCGGCACGTCGGTCTACGAGGCACACGACCGCTCGTTACACGTCGAGTTTGCCCCCCACACGCACGCGCATACGCAGCAGCGCGTGCTggaacagctcgacgcaCAGCCCCTAGATGCATCCACGATAGATAGCGTGCTCCGCTCAGCCCAGCACGTCAGCGTCGTccacgagcagcaccaacacgAACACCAACAGCATCTAGCTCGGTTAAGGTCCAAAGGTATTCGCTAG
- a CDS encoding uncharacterized protein (related to surfeit locus protein 4), with protein sequence MASYGASPYASTSTSSHAESPLDKVREYTSKVEDLIDQYTQPIKPHLPALGRFLIVVTFLEDALRIMTQWSDQKYYLQRHRGFPWGISHIFLLANVVVMCAGSAAVILRKYPEISVGALFGVVVVQGFGYGLIFDLNFFLRNLSVVGGLLMVLSDSFAAKKNIFAGLPSLSETDRKIYFQLAGRVLLIFLFIGFIIQGEWSVARVLVSVLGLGACVMVVVGFKARWSASFLVLILSVFNVFVNNFWTVHSAHPSRDFLRYDFFQTLSIVGGLLLLVNMGPGGLSVDERKKVT encoded by the exons ATGGCTTCGTACGGCGCATCTCCATACGCTTccacgagcacgagctcgCATGCCGAATCGCCTCTGGACAAGGTGCGCGAATACACGTCCAAGGTCGAGGACCTGATCGACCAGTACACGCAGCCTATCAAGCCGCATCTGCCGGCGCTGGGTCGATTCCTGATCGTCGTCACGTTCCTCGAGGATGCGCTCCGAATCATGACGCAGTGGTCCGATCAGAAGTACTACCTGCAACGTCACCGTGGGTTCCCTTGGGGCATCAGCCACATTTTCCTGCTTGCCAACGTTGTG GTCATGTGCgctggctcggcagctgTGATCTTGCGCAAATACCCGGAAATCTCGGTGGGCGCACTGTTCGGCGTCGTGGTCGTCCAAGGGTTCGGATACGGACTGATCTTTGATCTCAACTTTTTCCTGCGCAATCTGTCGGTCGTCGGTGGACTTCTGATGGTGCTTTCCGACAGTTTTGCTGCGAAAAAGAACATCTTTGCCGGTCTGCCTAGTCTTAGCGAGACGGATCGCAAGATCTACTTTCAGCTCGCAGGTCGTGTGCTGCTCATCTTCCTGTTCATCGGCTTTATCATTCAGGGCGAGTGGTCGGTGGCACGTGTTTTGGTGTCCGTGCTCGGCTTGGGCGCCTGCGTCATGGTCGTCGTTGGCTTCAAGGCCAGGTGGAGCGCTagcttcctcgtcctcatcctcagCGTTTTCAACGTGTTTGTCAACAACTTCTGGACCGTCCATTCAGCGCATCCGTCGCGCGACTTTTTGCGTTACGACTTCTTCCAGACTCTGTCCATCGTCGGTGGACTCTTGTTGCTCGTCAACATGGGTCCCGGCGGTCTCTCGGTCGACGAACGAAAGAAAGTCACTTGA
- a CDS encoding uncharacterized protein (related to OAC1 - similarity to mitochondrial uncoupling proteins (MCF)) has protein sequence MASTQVAPGTPAAPVKISTAEGFITGALAAMTAVTVTNPMEVCKTRMQLQGELMSAAPRVLGGQTGSAASQPGTQAGVGARLYKSSLDCFTKTLKSEGLKGVQRGIGAAYVYQVLLNGSRLGFYEPFRKAINRAAGKQAEEQWAAGAFAAGASSGCVGAILGNPLFLVKARIQAYSPHFVIGKASHNYKSTIDGLVKIVQSEGVRGLVRGMDAAVLRTAMGSTVQLPAYTWFKGYLTNMDVDANEYNPLKWLANKPNSFFTYFASSIFSGLCVCAVMQPADTALTRMYNQPVRVDERGRSVGTLYRNPFHCLYLTAKAEGVMGWYKGTTAHLFRIAPHTVLTLVVNEAYLRWYTNFKNGRSLLDAPAVETT, from the coding sequence ATGGCTTCAACACAAGTCGCGCCAGGCACGCCGGCTGCGCCTGTCAAGATCTCGACCGCCGAGGGCTTCATCACAGGTGCATTGGCCGCCATGACCGCCGTCACAGTGACAAATCCGATGGAGGTGTGTAAGACGCGCATGCAGCTTCAGGGTGAGCTCATGTCGGCTGCCCCGCGTGTACTCGGCGGCCAAACCggctcggcagcatcgcagCCAGGCACACAAGCCGGCGTCGGTGCGCGTCTGTACAAGTCTTCGCTCGACTGCTtcacaaagacgctcaagtCGGAAGGTCTCAAAGGTGTACAAAGAGGCATCGGTGCCGCCTATGTCTACCAAGTGCTGCTCAACGGTAGCCGTCTGGGATTCTACGAACCCTTCCGCAAAGCCATCAACCGCGCAGCAGGAAAGCAAGCCGAAGAGCAGTGGGCAGCAGGTGCGTTTGCGGCAGGTGCGTCGAGTGGATGTGTCGGGGCGATTCTCGGTAATCCGCTCTTCCTTGTCAAGGCGCGCATCCAAGCCTACAGTCCGCACTTTGTGATTGGCAAGGCGTCGCACAACTACAAGAGCACCATCGATGGTTTGGTCAAGATTGTTCAGAGCGAAGGCGTGCGTGGCTTGGTACGCGGCATGGACGCCGCCGTGCTGCGAACGGCCATGGGAAGCACCGTGCAGCTCCCAGCGTATACGTGGTTCAAGGGTTACCTCACCAACATggacgtcgacgccaacgagTACAACCCGCTCAAGTGGCTCGCCAACAAGCCCAACTCGTTTTTCACCTACTTTGCATCGTCCATCTTCAGCGGTCTGTGCGTATGTGCAGTGATGCAACCAGCCGATACAGCGCTGACGAGAATGTACAACCAGCCGGTACGAgtcgacgagcgtggaCGCAGCGTAGGAACGCTCTACCGTAATCCGTTTCACTGCCTCTACCTCACCGCCAAGGCCGAAGGTGTCATGGGCTGGTACAAGGGCACCACGGCGCATCTCTTCCGCATCGCACCGCACACCGTATTGACGTTGGTGGTCAACGAGGCATACCTGCGATGGTACACCAACTTCAAGAACGGTCGCTCCTTGTTGGATGCTCCGGCTGTCGAGACTACGTAA